The following proteins are encoded in a genomic region of Macrobrachium rosenbergii isolate ZJJX-2024 chromosome 31, ASM4041242v1, whole genome shotgun sequence:
- the LOC136855424 gene encoding uncharacterized protein, translating into MDWTFIFFGCCLLSLGSLSSAHSASESRTTSRGDSTIFFLPEEENVVVAFLTEGGTNQKTLNYRFFVHGRQIKTGKLEYRNSPSQWKPLLFISNNVIKSPFREGYWIPTNDRGLKGRQLEVSSSHRVKWQVLSLPLNNYGVTAIPPNQESPLNLPEHSHVWIVLWNKNGYVIRVRFSSTYENTRKVKEYNLPAHTGWLIASISTGISFYGNGRHERWVTQLQQRDLRITTNYQLQLQVFPMPSEPEETSKLPDITTGMSTVTPTSKPEGPPTVTPPVKPEGPPTVTPPVKPEGPPTGTATGIPVSTLIIIGVVVALLVVVAASCLCYRCYFKKQNETRAEDTTSTAMDNINPIFSNHGGATDFDPRNHGTISHPDLARQSSSHDSENSIYGVIVPH; encoded by the exons ATGGATTGGACGTTCATTTTCTTCGGTTGCTGTCTCCTTTCTCTCGGTTCTTTGTCTTCTGCCCACTCAG CTTCAGAATCTAGGACCACCTCAAGGGGTGATTCCACAATATTTTTTCTACCAGAGGAGGAAAATGTTGTGGTTGCATTCTTGACGGAAGGAGGAACAAACCAGAAAACTCTCAACTATAGATTCTTTGTCCAtggaagacaaataaaaacagggaAGTTAGAGTACCGGAACTCCCCTTCACAGTGGAAGCCTCTCCTCTTTATATCCAATAAT GTGATAAAAAGCCCTTTCAGGGAAGGGTACTGGATCCCAACAAACGATAGAGGACTAAAAGGACGACAATTGGAAGTGTCAAGTTCGCATCGTGTGAAGTGGCAGGTTCTCAGTCTGCCCCTGAACAACT ATGGTGTGACTGCGATACCTCCTAATCAAGAATCACCTCTCAACCTTCCTGAACATAGTCATGTATGGATAGTACTCTGGAACAAGAACGGATATGTCATTCGAGTTCGTTTTTCTTCGACTTATGAAAATACACGGAAAGTTAAGGAATATAATTTACCTGCCCATACAGGCTGGTTGATTGCGTCTATATCTACAGGC ATCAGCTTTTATGGAAATGGACGGCATGAGCGGTGGGTCACTCAACTACAACAACGCGACTTGAGGATAACTACGAATTACCAACTACAACTTCAAGTGTTCCCCATGCCTTCAGAGCCAGAag aaacaaGCAAACTTCCTGACATAACTACAGGAATGTCTACAGTCACGCCTACAAGCAAACCTGAAGGTCCACCTACAGTCACACCTCCAGTCAAACCTGAAGGTCCACCTACAGTCACACCTCCAGTCAAACCTGAAGGTCCACCTACAGGCACAGCTACGGGCATACCTGTAAGCACACTAATCATCATAGGCGTCGTGGTGGCATTGTTGGTTGTCGTAGCTGCGTCTTGCCTTTGCTACAGGTGTTACTTCAAGAAGCAAAACGAGACAAGAGCTGAAG ATACCACGTCGACGGCTATGGACAACATCAATCCCATCTTCTCCAATCATGGTGGGGCAACTGATTTTGATCCCCGAAACCACGGGACTATTTCCCATCCTGATCTCGCGCGACAAAGTTCATCACATGACAGCGAAAACAGCATCTACGGAGTAATAGTGCCACACTGA
- the LOC136855426 gene encoding uncharacterized protein isoform X2 encodes MSFKFVFFFTYENTPKEYVHNLPGYTGWLIASISTGISFYGNERYERWVTQVQQRDLRITTNYQLQLEVFPMPLEPEETRKLPGITTGMSTVTPTSKLDGPLIGTPPVKPEGPPTVTSPVKPEGPPTVTPPVKPEGPPTGTATGIPASTLIIIGVVVALLVVVAASYLCYRCYFKKQNETRPEGIAMEEHPGTVTHPGSSRTNLSQNTENPLYGKIAPRDVTGIVRPLHRDRWPQLPSAST; translated from the exons ATGTCATTcaagttcgtttttttttttacttatgaaaatacACCGAAAGAATACGTACATAATTTACCTGGCTATACAGGCTGGTTGATTGCGTCTATATCTACAGGC ATCAGCTTTTATGGAAATGAACGGTATGAGAGGTGGGTCACGCAAGTACAACAACGCGACTTGAGGATAACTACGAATTACCAACTACAACTCGAAGTGTTCCCCATGCCTTTAGAGCCAGAAG agaCACGCAAACTTCCTGGCATAACTACAGGAATGTCTACAGTCACGCCTACAAGCAAACTTGACGGTCCACTTATAGGAACACCTCCAGTCAAACCTGAAGGTCCACCTACAGTCACATCTCCAGTCAAACCTGAAGGTCCACCTACAGTCACACCTCCAGTCAAACCTGAAGGTCCACCTACAGGCACAGCTACAGGCATACCTGCAAGCACACTAATCATCATCGGTGTCGTGGTGGCATTGTTGGTTGTCGTCGCTGCGTCTTACCTTTGCTACAGGTGTTACTTCAAGAAGCAAAACGAGACAAGACCTGAAG GGATAGCAATGGAAGAACACCCCGGCACAGTTACCCATCCTGGTTCTTCTCGAACAAATTTGTCTCAAAACACCGAAAACCCTCTTTACGGAAAAATAGCACCACGTGACGTCACAGGAATAGTAC gcCCTCTACATAGGGACAGATGGCCACAACTTCCATCGGCTTCCACCTAA
- the LOC136855426 gene encoding uncharacterized protein isoform X1, translating to MSFKFVFFFTYENTPKEYVHNLPGYTGWLIASISTGISFYGNERYERWVTQVQQRDLRITTNYQLQLEVFPMPLEPEETRKLPGITTGMSTVTPTSKLDGPLIGTPPVKPEGPPTVTSPVKPEGPPTVTPPVKPEGPPTGTATGIPASTLIIIGVVVALLVVVAASYLCYRCYFKKQNETRPEAGIAMEEHPGTVTHPGSSRTNLSQNTENPLYGKIAPRDVTGIVRPLHRDRWPQLPSAST from the exons ATGTCATTcaagttcgtttttttttttacttatgaaaatacACCGAAAGAATACGTACATAATTTACCTGGCTATACAGGCTGGTTGATTGCGTCTATATCTACAGGC ATCAGCTTTTATGGAAATGAACGGTATGAGAGGTGGGTCACGCAAGTACAACAACGCGACTTGAGGATAACTACGAATTACCAACTACAACTCGAAGTGTTCCCCATGCCTTTAGAGCCAGAAG agaCACGCAAACTTCCTGGCATAACTACAGGAATGTCTACAGTCACGCCTACAAGCAAACTTGACGGTCCACTTATAGGAACACCTCCAGTCAAACCTGAAGGTCCACCTACAGTCACATCTCCAGTCAAACCTGAAGGTCCACCTACAGTCACACCTCCAGTCAAACCTGAAGGTCCACCTACAGGCACAGCTACAGGCATACCTGCAAGCACACTAATCATCATCGGTGTCGTGGTGGCATTGTTGGTTGTCGTCGCTGCGTCTTACCTTTGCTACAGGTGTTACTTCAAGAAGCAAAACGAGACAAGACCTGAAG CAGGGATAGCAATGGAAGAACACCCCGGCACAGTTACCCATCCTGGTTCTTCTCGAACAAATTTGTCTCAAAACACCGAAAACCCTCTTTACGGAAAAATAGCACCACGTGACGTCACAGGAATAGTAC gcCCTCTACATAGGGACAGATGGCCACAACTTCCATCGGCTTCCACCTAA